ctcCACAGGTTCTACAtaacattttatatatataatattatttttttttgtaatttaatgtatgtcttatattttttttgtgtatacaaataaatttatatagcAAATTCTAAGTGTGCTTTGCAAGGCAAAGCGAGTTGTAAAAAgtagtaagaaaaaataagttataaattaatattattatcgaaagtttaatgttaaaaaataaattaaactgtgTAGATTTTATTGATAACATATTGATGTTGTAGTAAAGGTCTTccctaatttaaattaaatttgtattcattCTGCTCGAATTCTCCTCTTTTgtagtatatatatttttttaaattggtttttataatattaaaactTAACTGATTCAGTTGACATGGAAATTTCTAATCGATAGTGTTAAATTGTGTTATAGTTTTTAATTGTGTTATAGTTTTTGGTCAAATTTATTGCACTGccgaattttgtaaaaatctatttttgaaaatatatatgtaataatagtaaataatctcgaaaacactttttgacaaattttaaaacaatttagaaaaatttcgCCGTCCAAGATTATAGAAGCATTTACCAATGTCTGTGGATCAGATCAATGAGATGAAACTAATTCTCACCTTTCCTAAAATGAATCCCCATTTTTTCTTGATTCATCTTGCAAGATATCACTTTCCGTATCatgattgttttattttctagattaaaaaaaaaaaattgttcttaaacTGTGTGAAAAAGTTCAAACATAAAATCCATATCCGAATATAAAATATCgagcatttaatttaattagtcCGAAAATTTATAACTTACAACTCGCTGATACCATTTCATCCTGATCTCAAATTTTAGAAGAACACCTAAACCAAAAactccaaattaaaaaaaaatcaaattaattgagATTGAATAAGCCTTAAAAAATGCACATTGCttgtttttgttatataatgataaatttaattgatttcttaaacTATTAATATGAGAAATAATATTTGTCTTAATACAAAGTATCCATACATTATTAAGATACAAAAATAAGTGCATGCATAGGAAGTCCAGGTTAACTTTTTTGATGTACCTGTAAGGTCTGATGTTTTTTTGTTggaccaagtttttttttattaatccgcattaattgtttagtttttgttacattttgttttcgtttaagGAAACATCTTAATCGTTTTTGTATTCGTCTCtaaaaagttttaacaaaaatgaTGAAAGTATTCaggatttttgttaaaaattgtaaGATCTGAATAACCTTGACGAAAACAAATGCACTACACTAAGGCCAGTTTTATTTGTAGCaatatttaatacatttgatttgtaaacatatttttataacaacaaacAATAAGAACCCTTAGATTGTGCTGtggagaaaaaagaaaattaaaaaacagaaaaatggcatatttttttaaataatctacATTTTATTGTAGCCAATTAAAAGAAAcaatataaaacatttattatttaaagtgcctccaaataataattgaaaaataaaaaaatatatataaaaagcaCAATGCTTATTGAACCATGAAACAAGTTTAAAAGTTAATTACATGATGTCCtaatgttaattaaaaaaaaaagaaaaaaaagtgttaattaaagcttaaaacaaaaacttaattgtAAATGTGTTTCAAgtaagatttaaaaaacaaaacaaaaaaaaaagtataaacaaaaaataatttaatttaatagtaCCTTTATACCTTTAAGATATTGGTGTCCTATAGATTTTAAAACTTTCGTTAAATAGGAACTCattattgtattttaatttatttaaaaaaaaagaaagaaaacaaaaacaaagcatgCTGATGATTACACATGTTACAAAAAAAcgatcattataattttattctaaaagaaaatgtatttttttataaaataaaaacaaaaaaaaaaacaacataaaaaactatttttataagCAATGTGGCTGCATTTATTTGTAAGAACCcgaaaggaaaacaaaaaaaaaataaataaatataaaacaccGAGCTATTAACTGTCcacatttttacaaattgatttttttttgttttgaaagctgaattaaataaataaaaaaaaaaaacagaagaaaacgcattaaattttttttttttaaatttattttttgaattttgtagtttttcatGTTAGGCTGTTAGGCTGTTAGGCGATTAGATCAGCCtggtaaaagtttttcaaaatatttccagCAACGTGGAAGTTTTTGGTAATATAAAGGACACTACTTTGTCAACCAACGAAAATTGGCACTTAGAAATGATTGGGTTAGCTTTGGCTAACTTGGTGGTgttttctgaggtcaacccggcaaAATTTATAACTGTAACCTTTGTGTGAACTTGGAGCGATGTATTCCAATCGTCGAAGTAAAACTTACATATCTACAATTAAAATAACTGTACTTATTTCCAAAAACACCAACAATTGTTTTATTCTatcattcaacaaaaaaatgctGCGGTTTGTTAGACTacttttttaatctttattcattcaattaaaaataaatacatgcaTTAAGATAGAAAATCTTGTCTATGGTACGTAATGCATCGTATGATCACGTTTTATTGAAAAGGAATTTCTTATTTTCGACAGTTTCGTTAAGTTTCCGTCATGTATATAATACgtcatttataaaaacaaaatcttatttGATTTCTCTTTTGTATTTTTCGATAATTATAGTCTTACCTTGAGACATTTTCCTTCTTGTAAATGCGaaagaatagaattttttgtaaatagttGAACATAAATGAAAGAgatagatttatttattttacttaaaacttaaatttaaaccaaatttaCTCTTACTGAtgccaaataaatttaattgctATTCCGGTGCGGTTCTTTACACAGTTCTTTACACATTATCAAGCAGCATAATGCACAATAGACACTTTTTgattcattaaattaaaattattatttttgtacatttacctaaaaaaaaaagtacgtatacgccacagtgtcttctagttcttaaaatatttgaattttttttaaatattcctgTTGCATTTATGTTCGATTTAactaaattttataatatttaacaTCAGTGTGTGTTTCTACTTTTTTATATGTGAATATCTTGAAGGCTGATGTAACATGAGAAAGATTGgctgtttttgaaaatctgtGATTTATAGTGATGTGAAGCTCAAATATGTATAAATTCTACAATTGAAAGAAGTTATTCGTTGTTAAAATACAggagaaaattgaaattgaatttttaacgtAATTTCTCGAcatttagaagaaaaaatacaaaatagcaATATTGTGGATATTTTGCGGATACACGAATTAAAACAACGATGCAAGCCAAAAGAACGTTTATTTTCAACTTAATTCAATTGACtactaaaaaaaagtacaacatATTCTGTCTGTTACCAAAGGCAAAAATAGCCTATATTTGACTAAATCCTTTTAACCGAAcagtttcgttaagttttgcGTCATATAACCGTcgtatataattaaatttttgtgaaaacgtAACTTATGGCAAAAAATGTGTTCATGTTCTGTGTGTTGATGTTCCGTCTGGTCATTTACCTGTAACcggacatttaaaaaaatcttttaaaaacgattttgcatgcattaaaaaagtgcgcatacgccacagtgtccaCGAGTAATTCAACAAGTTTAATCTTTTAAATAGTAGTGGTCTAATATGTAAAAAGTATGCTTGTTgtctaatattaaaaaagtgtgATGTGTACTTTAGTGTGTGAAAAGTAAatgataataaatttaatatatgtaattcatgtaatttataattttttcgttgCTGAAACAAGAAGACAGTGgaatttttaatgtaatttcaAACAATATATCAATTACGTCGATATTGGCCTAAGTGTTGGATGAATGCAATTAAGATGTATGAATGATGTGCTTTCGGATGAAGAAAGAGGTGAAATACTGAttagttacttttttttcctgcaaGATTCATAAAGTTAATTTATTGGGTAAATTGTTAAATATTGAACAttcttgaaatgtttttttttttctgagttttagTTTCGTTTAGTTTTCATCTTTAATGTACGTCTTATAAATTCCCGACTTtgaggcttttttttttttgtaaaagcaaAAGAATAGAATTTCGTGATTTATTCAgcataaataaaagagatagatttatttcactttaaaacttaaatttaaacacaatttgattTACTGATGCCAAATACATTTAATTGCTTCTTCGTTCggttttttacatattatttagCAGCAGAATGCACAAAAGATAGCATTtgattcttttaatttaaatttaattttgtaaataattaaaaaaaaaatcgtatatatTTCGTTTGTGCTTGAAAAgattgaatttattaaatattcccgttgaatttatgttttattttaatggatTTTATCGCCAGAGTGAAAAATAATTGTCACTTTTTATATTACATAAATTAATATCTCGGAtgaaaattttcgaataaattttcatattcatatGCACTCTGTAGTTTATATAGAATGTAAACATGCACAAGAAAACAATGGAAATTCGATTTCTAAAGAATTTTgttaacatttagaaaaaaagaaacaaacagtAGGTACGTCGATATTGCTCGATTTTAAACGACGAATTACCCCATCAATAACGTTAATTCTTCAAAATCTTCTGTCTGCTACCGTATTATATTAAATGCACCGTTAGACTACGTATATGAGAAAGAAATTGTCTCttatttttgcttaaattattttacatatCATTTTCGTTAAGTTTCCgtcatttataaattttatacgtCATAATGACAAAACCTTTCTCTTTCGATATttatagttttgaatttttgtgcAACGTTACTAATACCAAAACAATTTAATTGTTATTCTGTCTGGTTCTTTTCCCGTAGCCGGAcattaaagaattttaaaatcttttaattttatgcTATTGCTctgtatcaacaaaaaaaagtacgtatacgccacagtgtcttcaagtaaaaattgaatttattaagTATACCTGTTGCATTTTAAGTAAATAACTTTGgaaattcaaatgttttttttaaggttcAGAAAGAAAGTGCagtgtttgttttttaagtatTACAGAAAGTGTGGTCTGATGTAATAGAAAAGGGTGTTGtctaataaatattgaaaaaaaatgtgatttgtaTTGAAAGTGAACGTTAATGCATTGTTTATAATACTTAATGAAATAAATGCGAATAAAAATGTAATTCCTGTAAGTCAGGTCATGATAACATGCAAATAAGAAATAAGGAAGGAACCGACTCTTGCGGGAGGTGTATTAATAAGGACCTACATAGTTATTGCTGATTTTCAACCATTAACAATACATTTGTAtaactttgaataaaaaatataaatgagttCTTATACCTTAATATCTACAACCGCCGCCGCCGCCTAATGTTGCGGACATTGAATATGGCCACCTTCTCCATTTTCACCGGTTCGATTGCGCCATTCGTGGGAGTCGCGCCAATTGCACCGCACGAGTTACTTCCCGCGTGGCATAATGTTGTGCCATTTATTCCACGACTTATATAATATATTGCCTTGTGTAGAAAGaagtacaaaattttgtttttagatcgTATGCAGTAACAATGAATCTATATAATCTATGTACAtgtatgaatgaatgaatgaatgtgtTGTGGGGGAAAGTTGAACTGCGACCTTAAAGGTCTATTGTGCCCCCAAATTTGGCTGCAATTAACTACTTACAGTACAGTCTCCAGTTTGATACTTTTTAGGTATTTGATTAACTGGAGTATTTCTATCGACGGTAGATCTTTACTTGTTACCTGGTGCTGGCCCAGGTATCTGTGTTCTGGGCCAGCACCAGGTAACAAGTAAAGATCTACCGTCGATAGAAATACTCCAGTAAATCAAATGTACATGTATTAAACAtggactaatttttcaaaaattcagtttaattttttcgcatgcaaataattttttgcaagaaaataaCAATACTATATCATTTGAAGCTTTTGGCAAGGAAAATACTGTTTTAAAATGTAACGAATTTGATTTTGAAGcttgaaaattgttttgaaaattagaaCTTCTTCACGCTGAACTTTATGTAAGCTAGGCTTCATTTTCTTTTAACTAATTAAACACAAAATCGTCGTTACCTGTTTGTGATGTACCcctatttgttttcaaatttgacTGTGTGATAATGTGAAAAAGTCTCataagtcaaaaattttaaacaaatttttttattttccattttttttagatttcttatACGGgctaaaacattttatttgaattcaattaaacaagaaattttcggttttcttcgtatataaataaagttttcaaattttaagaatcAACATGGCGAATGTCGAACAAGGAAGCAAAGGCTTTGATCCATTTGCAGAAAATTTGATCATGGAACATTCAATGAcgtaagtaaacaaaaattattgttgagTTTATTGCTTTGAAGTTACCAGTTTAGTTCAGTTGAGAATTATATAGGCTTGTAATTATTGCCAGCTTCACTAAAACTTGTGTCTGAACATTCAAAAACTGTTTCGTCAATCCAATAATGTGTTTCATCAATTCATTCATTGGTTTTTGTCATGCGTCTGTACAATGATCGCCTGTGCGTCTGCGTCCATCTATTTGCAAGTTTCAGTAATTTTAAatacttcttgtttttttttttattgttccaatattacatacatacatatgaaCGCATATTTTGAGGAAGGTTTTGAAATTATATAGAATACGACCTGCACGATTGCGATTTAATTTGGCGTACTTAAGATATTgctaacaaaactgcattttttgcttttctaagacttatttcacaaaaaatttgaaaacttaacaaattgaaaaaaattttgtattttttcgcttGGACCTAATGTGCAAGGTACTAAATTTATTTAGGTTAggatgaaatttttgtttgcttcaaGTTTCTGATATcatcttggtttttttttttgtaaaaatgatgttaatcaatattattattcttttaaaaaatatttaattactttcatttcaaaaaaagtgACGGACAAACTCTTACGCACTTGCTAAAGGCTGCTCTAGGAACGGGTATTTTGTCGATGCCAATAGCTTTTATGTATTCAGGACTGTTTATGGGAATATTTACAACAATACTCACAGCCATTATTTGCACACATTGTGCTTATGTTctagtaagtaaaataaattctttttatcTGAAAAAGTACCTATTTATTTCTCCTTACATAGGTAAAATGTGCACATAGACTTTATTATGCAGAACAACGATCTCAAATGACATTTGCTGAAGTATCAGAGAGAGCCTTTTTGAGAGGTCCGAAATGGGCTCAAAGCTGTGCAGTGTGTATGAGGTTTCTAATATTGTTTGCACTGTTTCTAACGTATTTTGGAACTTGTTCCGTCTATACTGTGATTGTTGCTAAAAATATACAACAggtatgaatttttcaaattctgCGCTTATATTCTAGTGAACCTAATTATACTTTCTCCTTCAGGTACTTGAACACTGGACAGGACAATTACTCAATGATCGAGTTCTAATTGCAAGTTTATTAATTCCATGCATTCTGCTGACATGGGTGCCCGATCTCAAGCGCTTAGCTCCCATTTCAATGGTTGCAAATATATTTGTAGCAAGTGGTCTTGCTATAACATGCTATTACCTCTTGGTTGAGATACAACCAATTGAGGATagaaaattcatgaaatttgaAACATTGCCAGCATTTTTTGCGATAACAATATTTGCTTTGGAAGCGATTGGAGTAATGTTGCCTCTGTCGAATAGTATGAGAACTCCGACACATTTTCTTGGTCCTTTTGGTATTCTCACTCAGGGAATGCTTGGAGTGACATTACTTTGTATAGTAATTGGATTCCTTGGTTATTGGCGATATGGTGAGGATACTGCAGAAACTATCACTTTGAATTTGCCAGTTGATGAGTTGTAAGTTTTTTGATTGAGTATTGTTTTGAGATATTAACGTTTCATAGACCTGCACAGCTTGTGAATTTGCTGATTGCCTTGGCCATGTTTTGTACATTTGGATTGCAATTCACTGTTTGTCTGGAAATCACGTGGAATggggttaaaaaatatatgcTGAATGGTTCACTCCTTGGAAATTATATTGTTAGGTAATTTTATTCTTcaaattacaatatttttatatttaattttataatacaaattttttcaattaaaattccaGAACTATCCTTGTTGTTGCTGCAGTTGGACTTGCAGTAGCAGTGCCTTCCATTGCTCCATTCATGGGTCTGATTGGTGCTTTCTGCTTTTCTATTCTAGGATTGATTATGCCTGTAAGATAAAATTCTTTAATGGTTAATTAtgagaaattatatttttatttaattttttaggttgtcattgaaataataatgaatttGGAAACTGGTTTTGGCAAATTCAATTGGATtatatggaaaaatattttgatattattttttggaatatttgcaTTAATATTTGGATCGAAGAGTGCTATAAATGATATAATGAAATTgtatgaataaaaattaattatgtttAAGGAgctgaataattttatttatttctataaGGATAGAAACTACATATATGCTGCAAAATATTAGAGCAGGCAGTCAAGAGCAGGACCTATTAGTGatgtttttagtttgaaaatgtAAGTCGATTACACTGCACaacaaaattaacctttttgtatgatgaattaaccaaacaatacttttccaaaggtttttggtgtgctgaactcgaatccgaattcagaaatattctatcagctcccgttttttaaatataaccgttagaaaatgcaaaaacacctgtTTCTGAAGTTGTGTTGCAATGTGTGGGAATTTTCGCAACACTGTTTGTGAAGGTTTGTAAAAGAATTgcctttcttctttaaaaatctgtttttatctttgcgatatcttttttataatccgagatatttaaatttgaagttaCTGCAGTTTGAAAATAacgttattgataaaataagcaaaaacacacgtacttaaacttaagatatctcagacaataaaacagatatcggaaagatttatacagattttcaaagaagaaaaacagttcttaCAGAAACCGTTAATATGATAAAATAAGGTACCTCACAtcaaagcataacctcaaaaacagccaaaacacgtttttttcgcaaattctaaccgcaatatttcaagaactaagcctgatagaatatttctgacttcatattcgagttaagcaccccaaaaactattgGAAAAGTGTAGTTtggtttattcataataaaaatagtcaaattttgttgaccaaagctatcagccaaaaaacgtgtttttgcattttctaatggcaataaaactagagctgatagaatatttttgactccagattcgagttcagcacaccaaaaaccattggaaaagtattgtatagtttattcATCCAAAACCTTGTTGTGCAGTGTTATGGATATTCCGATACAAGGATGAAATTTCGAGTGAGACAACAAAAGAAAGgtttctttaagctctattattaactaaaaaccaaaagtttctttgaggtttggttgctaagttatttgcaactaaatatttttttcttcagatatctgcggaccaaagtcttgaaacaagttttagtttacagatatgagttcacagtgaacaggcctattcatttcggtaaaaaaattgcaattttattttttttttcaaaaaaaagtgcattttaaaaaaatcctccaaattcatcgaatgtaacatcaaaagaaaggtctctttaagctttattcataactgaataccaaaagtttctttgaggtctagTTGCTTAAGaatttgcatccaaacatttttttccaatacaTTAGGCAGATATCTGGGGGCCAAAGgctcgaaataagttttggtttacagatatgagtttgAAGTGaaaaggcctatgcatttagtttaaaaaattgcaattttatttttttcagattttcgaaaaaaatcaaggttaaccccttgccgaaaaataatgtattttaaaaaatttcgtcCAAATTCATCaagtgaaacatcaaaagaaaggtcttttttgGCTCTATTAATAactgaaaaacaaaagtttctttgaggtttggttactgagttatttgcatccaaatattttatttttacatttggaAACAGATATACATAATGTGGACCTATGTCTAAAATGTTCAGTTCATTGGAattatgaaatagaaaaaattcaagaatttgCTAGTGA
This DNA window, taken from Episyrphus balteatus chromosome 2, idEpiBalt1.1, whole genome shotgun sequence, encodes the following:
- the LOC129911803 gene encoding proton-coupled amino acid transporter-like protein pathetic, translated to MANVEQGSKGFDPFAENLIMEHSMTDGQTLTHLLKAALGTGILSMPIAFMYSGLFMGIFTTILTAIICTHCAYVLVKCAHRLYYAEQRSQMTFAEVSERAFLRGPKWAQSCAVCMRFLILFALFLTYFGTCSVYTVIVAKNIQQVLEHWTGQLLNDRVLIASLLIPCILLTWVPDLKRLAPISMVANIFVASGLAITCYYLLVEIQPIEDRKFMKFETLPAFFAITIFALEAIGVMLPLSNSMRTPTHFLGPFGILTQGMLGVTLLCIVIGFLGYWRYGEDTAETITLNLPVDELPAQLVNLLIALAMFCTFGLQFTVCLEITWNGVKKYMLNGSLLGNYIVRTILVVAAVGLAVAVPSIAPFMGLIGAFCFSILGLIMPVVIEIIMNLETGFGKFNWIIWKNILILFFGIFALIFGSKSAINDIMKLYE